AACCCCAGCACCTCGCCCAGGATCACGCGGGTTCGGCCGATCAGCACCGTCTGGACCTCGCGGCATTCCAGGGCGGCGGGGCTGGCGGCCACGCGCGGCACCCGAACGGTGATGCCGGGCGCGAGCGGCACGCCCAGGGTGTCCGGCTCCGCCATCCCCTGGGGAAAGTCGGTCGCCGTGGCGTTCATCAGGGGCGCGAGGTCCGCGCTGACGAGGCTGACCGTGAACTCGCCCCCGGGGCCGATGTGGAGCGCAGTGTCCTTGGGCGTGCCGTCCGCCCGGTCACCGGGCCCGAAGGCCACGACCGCCGGGTCCGACCCCATCAGCCCGAAATAGGAGAAGGGGGCGAGGTTGACGTGCCCGCCCTCGCCCAGCGTGCTGACCCAGGCGATGGGGCGGGGCACGACCACGTTCGTCACGAGCTTGTAGCGGTCGGCGGCACTCAGGGTC
This region of Deinococcus apachensis DSM 19763 genomic DNA includes:
- a CDS encoding flavin reductase family protein translates to MTLPAFRHFDLTTLSAADRYKLVTNVVVPRPIAWVSTLGEGGHVNLAPFSYFGLMGSDPAVVAFGPGDRADGTPKDTALHIGPGGEFTVSLVSADLAPLMNATATDFPQGMAEPDTLGVPLAPGITVRVPRVAASPAALECREVQTVLIGRTRVILGEVLGLHLRADALLDEARMYVDTAALDLVGRMGGRGTYTRTRDTFTLDRVSYAAWQRAQEDSAGR